A region from the Onthophagus taurus isolate NC chromosome 8, IU_Otau_3.0, whole genome shotgun sequence genome encodes:
- the LOC111421597 gene encoding uncharacterized protein: MSAEENGDDVSSNNLLVALQLQKRPEILWKTQIPQKKTLKDEALRQSVLELERQLGKPLTSSQLMKKVNNMKTRIKSKVDKNKTGNKKIVLCQWEKMLHELMDGEDNPTISKIPGAKSIGPPTTKINKNNEDLSSSILLESEQTDEFRPQIASLVPPRPTKHQTKKNLETYETEETSKLTTQELQRLVLIEQLETTRVQRQYYREMMQKSNTGRSYYEPDGNENDNDVPRYAVL, from the exons ATGTCGGCAGAAGAAAATGGTGACGATGTATCAAGCAACAATTTGCTAGTAGCATTGCAGTTGCAAAAAAGGCCGGAAATTCTATGGAAAACACAAATTCCGCagaaaaaaacattgaaagaTGAAGCCTTGAGGCAATCAGTTCTTGAGCTAGAACGTCAATTGGGAAAACCATTAACCTCTTCTCAATTGatgaaaaaagtaaacaatatGAAAACGAGGATAAAAAGCAAAGTGGACAAAAACAAAACcgggaataaaaaaatagttttatgcCAGTGGGAAAAAATGTTGCACGAATTAATGGATGGAGAGGATAATCCGACTATAAGCAAAATTCCTG GAGCAAAAAGTATTGGACCTCCTACcaccaaaataaacaaaaacaacgAAGATTTATCATCTTCTATATTGCTTGAGTCTGAGCAGACGGATGAATTTAGGCCCCAAATAGCTTCCCTTGTGCCACCTCGACCTACAAAACATCAAACGAAGAAGAATTTAGAAACATATGAAACAGAAGAAACTTCCAAACTCACTACTCAGGAATTGCAACGATTGGTACTTATCGAACAATTGGAGACCACTCGTGTTCAAAGGCAGTATTATCGAGAAATGATGCAAAAATCCAATACCGGTCGCTCTTATTATGAGCCTGATGGAAACGAAAACGATAATGATGTACCTAGGTACGCAGTgctttaa
- the LOC139431262 gene encoding putative nuclease HARBI1 has product MAEFINLRAEKHYKVRRGADNRDFKSLYRFEEENLHYIATHFMGENNERRGGALSSDLKIKIFLRYMANPGFQTGVAEELGIHQSTVSKTITFVINKILEKAPLWIKFPSTLNQVNEAQERWQETFQFPCAIGVIDCTHVQILKPIHHGDEYINRKGLATLNVQATCNSKEIFTSVDASWPGSVHDARIWRNSETRLIMQQFPGAILLGDDGYGLEPWLMTPFRNPNNELL; this is encoded by the coding sequence ATGGCagagtttattaatttacggGCAGAAAAACATTACAAAGTACGAAGAGGAGCTGATAACCGAGATTTTAAATCACTTTACCGGTTTGAGGAAGAAAATTTGCATTACATTGCAACACACTTTATGGGCGAGAACAACGAAAGAAGAGGAGGTGCTCTTTCGTCGGACcttaaaattaagatatttttacgGTATATGGCCAATCCTGGTTTCCAAACTGGTGTTGCTGAAGAATTGGGAATTCATCAGTCGACAGTATCAAAAACAATTACGTTCGTGATTAACAAAATACTCGAAAAAGCTCCTTTATGGATCAAATTTCCGTCAACGTTGAACCAAGTAAACGAAGCACAGGAGAGGTGGCAGGAGACATTTCAATTTCCATGTGCGATAGGCGTAATTGATTGCACACACGTTCAAATATTGAAACCTATCCATCACGGTGATGAATACATCAACAGAAAGGGGTTGGCGACTTTAAATGTGCAAGCAACGTGCAACTCCAAAGAAATCTTTACTAGTGTTGATGCAAGTTGGCCGGGTTCTGTGCATGACGCTAGAATTTGGAGAAATTCTGAAACACGTTTGATTATGCAACAATTCCCTGGTGCAATATTATTAGGAGATGACGGTTATGGTTTGGAACCGTGGCTAATGACACCATTTCGGAACCCAAATAACGAATTATTATAA